From the genome of Ignavibacteriales bacterium, one region includes:
- a CDS encoding TonB-dependent receptor, protein MKKLLLLLIAVTPFINAQQAISSSQPDTLTYELKQISVSATRYAEQILELPYAVTILQAKQLKNLRGYGLDEALSTIPGVLAQSRSGNQDVRLVIRGFGARGAGDRSNSGTSRGIRVMIDGIPETEPDGRTSFDQIDLSIADNIEVIRSNASAIWGNAAGGVVNLSTVPTGTENVYSLRTIAGSFGFNQVQLIGNANFRNGKIFSSFSNSNLEGWRKHSSSFRTLLNFGIVSFLNDVTKLGLFVSGTSNMFHIPGPLTQKQFDADPTQSNLIYEQRDERRFNRLGKVGLTLNHEFDNSNGISGMIFVNPKYLQRSERGTFRDFTRYHLGGNFIYSNHSSFSSSIQNKLVVGVDEAYQDGAILFYSLSSTNSRGNELKDNKREGANTFGAFVQDEVVLNEKLSLIFGGRYDMISYYSESFITSGYGLQSKIFERITPKAGITYRLSETQSLYANLGGGIEVPAGNETDPSSTYGQDKVFLINPLLEPIVSTTYELGTKHLVSFEKNDFVRSVYYDVALYLINVKNDIIPYRGGRFYFTAGKTERSGIELGTTIQFTNGFSFNGAFTFSNNKYQEYRVDSVHYDLQKAGKFADYSGNKAAGIPELFYNFGLTYSPSKLNGAFISIGLNGIGKYFVDDANTLSVPSFNVLNATIGLNRPIVIAGDFTIRGFLTANNLFDLKYASSAFINPDIVNKEAVFLEPGMPRNIVLSISIGY, encoded by the coding sequence ATGAAAAAATTATTATTGCTATTAATTGCAGTGACTCCATTTATAAATGCACAGCAAGCAATATCGAGTTCTCAGCCGGATACTTTGACATACGAGCTTAAACAAATATCTGTATCGGCAACTCGGTATGCAGAACAAATTTTAGAACTTCCTTACGCAGTTACAATACTTCAAGCAAAACAGCTGAAAAATTTACGCGGATACGGATTGGACGAAGCGCTTTCAACAATACCGGGAGTTTTAGCTCAATCACGTTCGGGAAATCAAGATGTCAGGCTTGTAATACGAGGATTTGGTGCACGTGGTGCTGGCGATCGGTCAAACTCCGGAACATCACGCGGTATACGCGTAATGATTGACGGAATTCCGGAAACTGAACCTGACGGAAGAACATCATTCGATCAGATTGACTTGAGTATTGCTGATAACATAGAGGTTATTCGCTCTAATGCTTCCGCAATTTGGGGAAATGCTGCAGGCGGTGTTGTAAATTTATCAACAGTTCCAACCGGGACTGAAAACGTTTATTCTCTTCGTACAATTGCAGGAAGTTTTGGCTTCAATCAAGTTCAACTAATTGGTAATGCGAATTTCCGGAATGGAAAAATATTTTCATCCTTTTCTAATAGTAATTTAGAAGGATGGAGAAAACATTCAAGTAGTTTTAGAACACTTCTTAATTTCGGAATTGTATCATTTTTGAATGACGTAACAAAACTAGGTTTATTTGTCTCGGGAACTTCGAATATGTTTCATATCCCAGGACCACTTACACAAAAACAATTTGATGCAGATCCTACTCAATCTAATCTTATTTATGAACAGCGAGACGAAAGACGATTCAACCGTCTGGGAAAAGTTGGGTTGACATTAAACCATGAATTTGACAATTCAAACGGAATTTCAGGAATGATCTTTGTAAATCCGAAATATTTACAACGTTCGGAACGAGGTACATTCCGTGATTTTACACGTTATCATCTTGGCGGAAATTTTATTTACAGTAATCACTCTTCGTTTTCATCCTCCATACAAAATAAATTAGTTGTTGGTGTAGATGAAGCTTATCAAGATGGTGCAATTTTATTTTACAGTTTATCTTCAACAAACTCACGAGGCAATGAGCTTAAAGATAACAAGAGGGAAGGTGCCAATACCTTCGGTGCGTTTGTACAAGATGAAGTCGTGCTCAATGAAAAACTAAGTTTGATTTTTGGCGGGCGATACGACATGATTTCATATTACAGCGAAAGTTTTATAACTTCCGGATATGGTTTGCAATCTAAAATATTTGAGCGCATTACACCTAAAGCAGGTATTACTTACCGTTTATCAGAAACTCAAAGTCTATATGCAAATCTTGGCGGCGGTATTGAAGTACCGGCGGGAAATGAAACTGATCCGTCAAGCACTTACGGACAAGACAAAGTATTTTTGATCAATCCTCTCCTCGAACCGATCGTTTCTACCACATATGAACTTGGTACAAAGCATTTGGTCTCATTTGAAAAAAATGATTTTGTTAGGTCTGTCTATTACGATGTTGCTCTTTATCTAATAAATGTTAAGAATGATATTATTCCATACCGGGGCGGAAGATTTTATTTTACAGCCGGAAAAACGGAGCGCAGCGGAATAGAACTTGGTACAACTATTCAATTCACTAATGGTTTTTCATTCAATGGTGCGTTCACGTTTTCTAATAATAAGTATCAAGAATACCGCGTTGATTCGGTCCATTACGATTTGCAGAAAGCCGGAAAGTTTGCAGACTATTCAGGTAATAAAGCAGCCGGAATACCGGAATTGTTTTACAACTTCGGTTTAACTTACTCTCCATCCAAACTAAACGGCGCATTCATTTCTATTGGGCTAAACGGAATTGGAAAATATTTTGTCGATGATGCGAATACATTGTCCGTACCTTCGTTTAATGTGTTGAACGCAACAATTGGATTAAATAGACCGATAGTAATTGCGGGTGATTTTACAATACGAGGATTTTTGACGGCAAATAATCTTTTCGATCTTAAATACGCTTCATCGGCATTTATCAACCCGGACATTGTGAACAAGGAAGCAGTCTTTCTTGAACCCGGAATGCCGAGAAATATTGTTCTATCAATTTCAATTGGTTATTAA
- the bcp gene encoding thioredoxin-dependent thiol peroxidase produces MLQIGKKAPSFSLLDGSGKNVSLNDFKGKKVVLYFYPKDMTSGCTQEACDFRDALPNFQKIKTTVLGISIDSTASHKKFADKYELPFTLLSDEKKEVVEKYGVWKEKSMYGKKYMGIERTTFIIDEEGKIQNIFPKVKVAGHVDEVMNAIKGE; encoded by the coding sequence ATGTTGCAAATTGGGAAAAAAGCACCTTCCTTTTCTCTTCTGGACGGAAGCGGGAAAAATGTTTCCTTAAATGATTTTAAAGGAAAGAAAGTTGTTCTCTATTTTTATCCGAAAGATATGACTTCTGGTTGTACGCAGGAAGCATGCGATTTTCGCGATGCGCTTCCAAATTTCCAAAAAATTAAAACAACTGTGCTGGGTATTAGTATTGATTCAACGGCATCTCATAAAAAATTTGCGGACAAATATGAATTACCGTTCACACTCCTTAGTGATGAAAAAAAAGAAGTTGTTGAAAAGTACGGTGTATGGAAAGAAAAAAGTATGTACGGTAAAAAATATATGGGAATTGAACGTACTACTTTTATAATTGACGAAGAAGGAAAAATTCAAAACATTTTCCCCAAGGTTAAAGTTGCGGGACATGTAGATGAAGTGATGAATGCAATAAAAGGGGAATAA
- a CDS encoding DUF5686 family protein, with protein sequence MIRIFLLTLLIVSSLFSQSLKVTGIVFNEESNEPIPFTSIRIAGTTQGTSTNVEGKFVLIPPKGKSKLIFTVVGFKKKVLEIDATVSKELKVSLKPEPIQFMEIVVGSDEDPAYRIVREAIKRKDQNRAGLNSIEYDFFSKDIFLSAGNVAMVSERFSTGYFRPDKKEKVITHSVHISENEKKNALSFDQNILDKMYVDFADDTLSIIGNKVFLPLAKNAFDWYDYKLLEVKQSGSVHECYIEVIPKSKIQPLLKGKIVIEDSTYSLKNVDLKNNDGLRFPYVQDLKIEFIQNRDRFNNYWLPTYFKVESGLKFSFAGLIGTDAISMNQVSMFTNYKINPTIPDSIYNLYSTIKDDSSKNKKNKYVKTDMLSRTQIDSLRPIPLTGDELKAYNELDSTKTVVTQIKFTGVFGGLVKDAVNKDQNSSSDSGLLKYVGKVFSVLSFRDNRVDGILLGGHYGNDMFDNSIKYKVNLGYAFGRKNFEWNTNVSYSPKNFIIDNIELELFDEAVQWQMLNPYPDWLNGANVLLGFNDQFNYYRSRSFSLGFGKYFGANILSNIKFVFDKQESLPELKYNSLFNTNRIVRVNPIIAEGNDNRISFNIRIGKNPNEYQPIASDGFIAQLDVSNPILGSDFNYKRLRFISQITTKTLYEELFSSPYFLLGMEGGFVLGDFWPQHRFTPNTALNIYSPFLSFKGLSPYEYYGDKMIAIHAEHNWRSVPYQALGLNFLTDLNIDFITGINLLKMWTINSYFSSNNLNSVYWEAYLSFGKILGVLRLDFSYGSNDKFVIRVGLSNVL encoded by the coding sequence ATGATAAGAATATTTTTATTAACTCTCCTCATAGTTTCTTCGCTTTTTTCACAAAGCCTTAAAGTAACCGGTATTGTATTTAACGAAGAATCTAACGAACCGATTCCTTTTACAAGTATTAGAATAGCAGGAACAACACAAGGCACTTCAACAAACGTTGAAGGAAAGTTTGTTTTGATTCCACCAAAGGGCAAGTCAAAATTGATTTTTACAGTTGTCGGTTTTAAGAAGAAAGTGCTGGAAATTGATGCTACGGTTTCCAAAGAATTAAAAGTATCACTGAAACCGGAACCGATTCAATTTATGGAAATCGTTGTTGGCAGCGATGAAGACCCGGCATACAGAATTGTAAGAGAAGCAATCAAGAGGAAAGATCAAAATAGAGCCGGTTTGAATAGTATTGAGTATGATTTCTTTTCCAAAGATATTTTTCTTTCTGCCGGGAATGTTGCGATGGTATCGGAAAGATTTTCTACCGGTTATTTCCGACCGGATAAAAAGGAGAAAGTAATTACACATTCGGTGCATATATCAGAAAATGAAAAGAAAAACGCTCTCAGTTTTGATCAGAATATTCTTGATAAAATGTATGTTGACTTTGCAGACGATACATTGTCAATCATAGGTAACAAAGTATTTCTTCCTCTTGCAAAGAATGCTTTTGATTGGTACGATTACAAACTTCTGGAAGTGAAGCAATCCGGATCCGTTCATGAGTGTTATATCGAAGTGATTCCTAAATCCAAAATACAACCTCTTCTTAAAGGAAAAATTGTAATTGAAGATTCGACTTACTCATTGAAAAATGTTGACCTTAAGAACAACGACGGCTTAAGGTTTCCATATGTTCAAGATCTGAAAATAGAGTTCATTCAAAACAGAGACCGTTTTAATAATTATTGGCTCCCTACATATTTCAAAGTTGAATCCGGTCTAAAATTCAGCTTTGCCGGATTGATAGGAACCGACGCTATTTCCATGAACCAGGTCAGTATGTTCACAAATTATAAAATCAATCCAACTATCCCGGATTCGATTTATAATCTTTATTCAACTATTAAAGATGATTCCAGTAAGAATAAAAAAAATAAATATGTTAAGACAGATATGTTAAGTAGAACGCAAATTGATTCTCTTCGACCTATCCCTCTTACCGGTGATGAATTGAAAGCGTACAATGAACTTGATAGTACAAAAACGGTTGTTACTCAAATTAAATTTACCGGTGTATTTGGTGGACTTGTCAAGGATGCAGTAAATAAGGATCAGAATAGTAGTTCGGATAGCGGTTTGCTCAAGTATGTTGGAAAAGTATTTTCAGTTCTTAGTTTCAGAGACAATAGAGTGGATGGAATATTGTTGGGTGGTCATTACGGCAATGATATGTTTGATAACTCAATAAAATATAAAGTTAATTTAGGGTACGCATTCGGAAGAAAGAATTTTGAGTGGAATACAAATGTTTCGTACAGTCCAAAGAATTTTATTATTGACAATATTGAATTAGAATTGTTTGATGAAGCTGTACAGTGGCAGATGCTCAATCCTTATCCCGATTGGCTTAACGGTGCCAATGTATTGCTCGGTTTCAATGATCAATTTAATTATTACAGATCAAGAAGTTTCAGTCTTGGATTTGGAAAATATTTCGGCGCAAATATTTTATCGAATATAAAATTTGTTTTCGATAAACAGGAATCTCTGCCGGAGCTTAAGTACAACAGCCTTTTTAATACAAATAGAATTGTAAGAGTTAATCCAATTATTGCAGAAGGAAATGATAATAGAATATCATTTAATATTCGGATAGGGAAGAACCCGAATGAATATCAGCCGATAGCGAGTGACGGCTTTATAGCTCAACTCGATGTATCAAATCCTATTTTGGGAAGTGACTTTAATTATAAGCGTCTAAGATTTATCTCTCAAATCACTACCAAAACTCTTTATGAAGAATTGTTTTCTTCCCCATACTTCTTGTTAGGAATGGAAGGAGGATTTGTTTTAGGAGATTTCTGGCCGCAACATCGTTTCACCCCGAATACAGCTCTTAATATTTATTCTCCATTCTTATCATTCAAAGGATTATCTCCTTACGAATATTACGGTGATAAAATGATTGCAATTCATGCCGAACATAACTGGCGCTCGGTTCCGTATCAAGCTCTCGGTCTTAATTTTCTTACCGATCTTAATATTGATTTCATTACAGGGATTAATCTCCTTAAGATGTGGACTATAAACAGTTACTTTAGCAGCAACAATCTTAATTCTGTTTATTGGGAAGCATATTTGAGCTTTGGCAAAATTTTAGGAGTTCTTCGGCTTGATTTCTCCTACGGATCTAACGACAAATTTGTTATTAGAGTTGGTCTGTCTAATGTATTGTGA
- the folE gene encoding GTP cyclohydrolase I FolE produces MNYELIENSVLNILKEIGEDPNREGLKRTPNRVATAFEFLTQGYNKDIKEILNGAVFDEKYDEMVIVKDIDFYSMCEHHLLPFFGKVHVAYIPDGKIVGLSKIPRIVDVFAQRLQVQERMTKEIADTIDTFVKPRGVAVVVDAYHMCMMMRGVQKQNSITTTSAMHGVFTKDARTRNEFLKLISQERI; encoded by the coding sequence GTGAACTACGAATTAATTGAAAATAGTGTACTTAATATTCTTAAAGAAATTGGTGAAGATCCAAATAGGGAAGGATTGAAAAGAACCCCCAACAGAGTTGCAACTGCATTTGAATTTCTTACTCAAGGATATAATAAAGACATTAAAGAAATTCTAAATGGTGCTGTTTTTGATGAAAAATATGACGAAATGGTGATTGTGAAGGATATTGATTTTTATAGTATGTGTGAACATCACCTTCTTCCATTTTTCGGTAAGGTTCACGTTGCATATATACCGGATGGCAAAATAGTTGGATTAAGTAAGATTCCCCGGATTGTAGATGTTTTCGCTCAGCGGTTACAAGTACAGGAAAGAATGACAAAGGAAATTGCAGATACGATTGATACTTTTGTTAAACCGCGCGGCGTTGCTGTTGTTGTTGATGCTTATCATATGTGCATGATGATGCGCGGTGTTCAAAAACAAAATTCAATTACAACAACCAGCGCAATGCACGGTGTTTTTACGAAGGATGCACGCACAAGAAATGAATTCTTAAAGCTCATATCGCAAGAGCGAATTTGA
- a CDS encoding dodecin domain-containing protein, with amino-acid sequence MSKTFEVIERVGISTESIAQAVKDVVLEANAEKKVGWFEIIEERGRVTSDDKVEFQIKVRIGRKLND; translated from the coding sequence ATGTCAAAGACATTCGAAGTTATAGAAAGAGTTGGAATATCAACTGAAAGTATTGCCCAAGCGGTTAAAGATGTAGTTCTTGAAGCAAATGCCGAAAAAAAAGTCGGCTGGTTTGAAATTATTGAAGAACGGGGCAGAGTTACTTCTGATGACAAAGTGGAATTCCAAATCAAAGTTCGAATTGGTCGAAAACTTAATGACTAA
- a CDS encoding 6-carboxytetrahydropterin synthase, which yields MIYVTRREVFSSSHRLFNPNFSDSENERIFGKCSNLNGHGHNYTLEVIIVGDINIETGYVIDLKLLKEIIIENVIQKVDHKNLNLDVDFLSGKIPTAENICLGIWNQLIDKIPSGKLYSVKLYETENNYVEYKGKEKL from the coding sequence ATGATTTATGTAACCCGTCGTGAAGTTTTCAGCTCGTCTCACCGTCTTTTTAATCCAAATTTTTCCGATAGTGAGAACGAACGAATTTTTGGAAAATGCAGCAACTTAAATGGACACGGGCATAACTACACACTGGAAGTTATTATTGTCGGTGACATCAACATCGAAACCGGTTATGTAATTGATCTTAAACTACTCAAAGAAATTATAATTGAGAATGTGATTCAAAAAGTTGATCATAAAAATCTCAACTTGGATGTTGATTTTTTGAGTGGGAAAATTCCTACAGCGGAAAATATTTGCCTCGGAATTTGGAACCAGCTGATTGATAAAATTCCTTCCGGAAAACTTTACTCGGTCAAACTTTATGAAACGGAAAATAACTATGTTGAATATAAAGGTAAGGAAAAGTTGTGA
- a CDS encoding SDR family NAD(P)-dependent oxidoreductase, with protein MTDKKKAVWITGSSSGIGRALSIEFAKNGVFVLGTARRKSLLDELKSSLGEFSENFEGHQLNHSSFDSLIEFHNEISSKFQIDCLINNAGTTSFKNAVDDSIEEIEKIIQVNLLGSIYAIKTVLPEMIDKKSGTIINILSVVTRKIFIASSAYSASKAGLYAYTNVLREEVRDQNIRVINVSPGATATNIWPEGTLKKYSDRMMSVENIANLIFRIYSEKSNMVIEELIIRPIKGDL; from the coding sequence ATGACTGATAAAAAAAAAGCTGTGTGGATTACAGGCTCAAGTTCCGGAATTGGCAGAGCTCTTTCGATTGAGTTTGCCAAGAATGGAGTTTTTGTTTTAGGCACAGCAAGAAGAAAATCTTTATTAGATGAATTGAAATCTTCTTTAGGCGAGTTTAGTGAAAACTTTGAGGGACATCAACTAAATCATTCCAGTTTCGATTCATTGATAGAATTCCACAATGAAATTTCTTCTAAATTCCAAATTGATTGCCTCATAAATAATGCCGGGACTACTTCTTTTAAAAATGCTGTTGATGATTCAATTGAAGAAATAGAGAAAATTATCCAGGTAAATCTTCTCGGCTCCATATACGCGATTAAAACCGTCCTTCCGGAAATGATTGATAAAAAATCCGGAACGATTATAAATATACTTTCAGTTGTCACTCGAAAAATATTTATTGCAAGCAGTGCTTACTCTGCTTCCAAAGCCGGACTTTACGCTTATACAAACGTGTTGCGTGAAGAAGTTCGTGATCAAAATATTAGAGTTATTAATGTATCACCGGGCGCAACCGCAACAAACATCTGGCCGGAAGGAACACTTAAAAAATATTCAGATAGAATGATGAGTGTCGAAAATATTGCTAACCTTATTTTCCGGATTTATTCGGAAAAGAGCAATATGGTCATTGAAGAACTTATTATTCGCCCCATCAAAGGTGATTTATAA
- the nuoF gene encoding NADH-quinone oxidoreductase subunit NuoF, whose amino-acid sequence MEKIVLPEIPDFNQIEVYLDNGGFESAKKAFTRTPDEIIDEVKKSGLRGRGGAAFSAGLKWSFMPKTTDKPKYLCINGDESEPGSFKDRQIFEDNPFQIIEGAIITCYAIGAKVAYLYIRGEYHKWIKLMQKAVDETYARGFVGEKMKETFGIDFSCDLFIHKGAGAYICGEESSLMNSLEGLRGYPRVKPPFPAQRGLWGSPTTINNVETITNIPAIIKNGWEWFSKIGAPKHPGTILFGISGHVNKPGVYEFPSGTLLTDLIYNVAGGVPGNKKIKCVIPGGSSMPPLRGEQLESIRMDAESLKEAGSAIGTGGVMVMDEDTNLLKVLIRIAHFYHHESCGQCTPCREGTGWMEKTLRRIDEGNGTSQDLDLLISVANNIEGNTICALGDAAAWPVKFMITRFRDEFEKYVKKEISIPVPNKVHSMRETATPLADLYK is encoded by the coding sequence ATGGAAAAAATTGTCCTTCCCGAAATACCGGATTTTAATCAGATCGAAGTTTATCTTGATAACGGCGGATTTGAATCTGCCAAAAAAGCATTTACCAGAACTCCGGATGAAATTATAGATGAAGTAAAAAAATCCGGATTGCGCGGTAGAGGCGGCGCTGCATTTTCCGCCGGTCTAAAGTGGAGTTTCATGCCTAAGACGACCGATAAGCCGAAGTATCTCTGTATTAATGGCGATGAAAGCGAACCCGGTTCATTTAAAGACAGACAAATTTTTGAAGACAATCCATTCCAGATTATCGAAGGCGCAATTATAACATGTTACGCTATTGGTGCAAAGGTTGCATATCTCTATATCCGCGGTGAATATCATAAATGGATTAAGCTGATGCAGAAAGCCGTTGATGAAACTTATGCCCGCGGATTTGTTGGCGAGAAGATGAAAGAAACTTTCGGAATCGATTTCAGCTGCGATCTTTTTATTCATAAAGGTGCGGGCGCTTACATTTGCGGTGAAGAGTCCTCTCTTATGAATTCCTTAGAAGGATTGAGGGGTTATCCTCGAGTTAAACCGCCGTTTCCGGCACAACGCGGATTGTGGGGTAGTCCTACAACAATTAATAATGTAGAAACAATTACAAACATTCCGGCTATTATAAAGAATGGATGGGAATGGTTTTCGAAAATTGGTGCGCCGAAACATCCCGGCACAATTTTATTCGGAATTAGCGGGCATGTTAATAAACCCGGTGTTTATGAATTTCCATCTGGAACACTACTAACTGATTTGATCTACAATGTTGCAGGCGGAGTTCCCGGAAACAAAAAAATTAAATGTGTCATCCCGGGTGGATCATCAATGCCTCCATTACGCGGTGAACAGCTTGAAAGTATCAGAATGGATGCCGAGTCTCTCAAGGAAGCCGGCTCTGCAATCGGTACCGGCGGTGTGATGGTGATGGATGAAGATACTAATCTATTAAAAGTATTGATCCGCATTGCTCATTTTTATCATCATGAAAGTTGCGGGCAATGCACACCTTGCAGAGAGGGAACAGGCTGGATGGAAAAGACTTTGCGCAGAATTGATGAAGGAAACGGAACATCTCAAGATTTAGATCTTCTTATAAGTGTTGCTAATAATATTGAGGGAAATACAATTTGCGCATTAGGTGATGCAGCGGCTTGGCCTGTCAAGTTTATGATTACCCGGTTCAGAGATGAATTTGAAAAGTATGTTAAAAAAGAGATTTCCATTCCGGTCCCAAATAAAGTTCACTCTATGAGAGAAACAGCTACACCTTTAGCAGATTTATATAAATAG
- a CDS encoding HDOD domain-containing protein, which yields MNVKVLFVAVLPDTIQEIEKIELTNKEIEFFFVRNNVEAINFVSRNDVDIVVTDFSTPRLNNSEFLSLLQTNFPKVFRVCLSTPFDKERTIFLAKSVHRFVNTPLDSNKLLVTITELGNLLKINLDAKLVSKINGIGAIPILPDIYQKLEREINKSSLSMIKIAEIIQRDPLVVARVLHIAHSSFFNIPSGVTDLLQAINFLGINIIKTLVLYVKIFSLSNVSEETKHRLKEIKAHSMNVAKLAKAIMEKESGDKEQIELAYISGLIHDIGKIVLLQLNDKQKQKTYFNCLHDFNSPEVEINLFGVSHINTGVYILKLWGFRDEIIDAVASHHDPSIIKGSAVSLNEAVFIANSFTNRFEDMSLNISKSFGLEKYNEWDQLLKSDERNTLQLEI from the coding sequence ATGAATGTAAAAGTATTATTTGTGGCTGTCTTACCTGATACAATTCAAGAAATTGAAAAAATTGAATTGACTAATAAGGAGATTGAATTTTTCTTCGTACGGAACAATGTAGAAGCAATAAATTTTGTATCAAGAAATGATGTTGATATCGTTGTGACCGATTTCAGTACTCCTAGGTTGAATAACTCTGAATTTTTAAGTCTGCTTCAAACAAACTTTCCAAAAGTTTTTAGAGTTTGTCTATCAACGCCTTTTGATAAAGAAAGAACGATTTTCCTTGCTAAAAGTGTGCATAGATTTGTTAATACTCCTTTGGATTCTAACAAGCTCCTAGTAACCATTACCGAATTAGGAAATCTTCTAAAGATTAATTTAGATGCGAAATTAGTTTCAAAAATTAATGGAATTGGAGCTATTCCAATATTGCCAGATATTTACCAAAAGCTTGAAAGAGAGATTAACAAATCCTCCCTTTCAATGATCAAAATTGCGGAGATAATTCAGAGAGACCCTTTAGTTGTTGCCCGCGTCCTTCATATTGCCCATTCATCCTTTTTCAACATTCCATCCGGTGTTACTGATCTTTTACAGGCGATCAATTTCTTGGGTATAAATATTATTAAAACTCTTGTGCTCTATGTTAAGATTTTTTCTTTAAGCAATGTTTCGGAAGAAACCAAGCATAGACTTAAAGAAATCAAAGCACATTCTATGAACGTTGCCAAACTTGCAAAGGCAATTATGGAAAAAGAGTCCGGTGATAAAGAACAAATTGAACTTGCTTATATCTCCGGGCTAATTCATGATATTGGCAAAATAGTCTTGTTGCAATTGAATGATAAACAAAAGCAGAAAACTTATTTCAATTGTCTTCATGATTTTAATTCACCCGAAGTAGAAATAAATTTATTTGGGGTTTCACATATTAATACCGGCGTTTATATTTTGAAATTATGGGGTTTCCGCGATGAAATTATTGATGCTGTTGCCTCGCATCACGATCCAAGTATTATAAAAGGGAGTGCCGTTTCATTGAATGAAGCCGTTTTTATAGCAAACTCGTTTACCAATAGATTTGAAGACATGTCGTTGAACATTTCCAAATCATTTGGTCTCGAAAAATACAATGAATGGGATCAGCTCCTAAAATCAGATGAAAGAAACACACTTCAATTAGAGATATAA
- a CDS encoding redoxin domain-containing protein — protein MSLKLGDIAPNFTLKDTNNAAVTLSDFKGKSNVVLLFFPAVGTGVCEKELCSTRDSMKDYEGLNAQVFAISVDGPFSQKLWVDKYKFNFPLLSDFNKDVAPAYGAFYDLWLPGKWDLKGVAKRAAFVIDKKGILQYVEVLENAGEEPNYNAVQETLKKLS, from the coding sequence ATGTCGTTGAAATTAGGCGATATTGCACCAAATTTTACCTTGAAGGACACAAATAACGCTGCAGTTACCTTGAGCGATTTCAAAGGAAAAAGTAATGTTGTTCTTTTATTTTTTCCTGCTGTTGGAACAGGAGTTTGCGAGAAAGAGCTATGTTCAACAAGAGATAGTATGAAAGATTATGAAGGATTAAATGCTCAGGTATTTGCAATAAGTGTTGATGGTCCCTTCTCTCAAAAATTGTGGGTTGATAAATATAAATTTAATTTTCCATTGCTCAGTGATTTCAATAAGGATGTTGCTCCTGCGTATGGTGCCTTCTACGATTTATGGCTTCCCGGAAAGTGGGATCTTAAAGGAGTGGCTAAACGTGCCGCTTTTGTAATTGATAAGAAGGGCATTCTCCAGTATGTAGAAGTTTTAGAAAATGCCGGAGAGGAACCAAATTACAACGCAGTTCAAGAGACTTTGAAAAAATTATCTTAA
- a CDS encoding NAD(P)H-dependent oxidoreductase subunit E encodes MEFKFTEENILRIENARKKYPTALAAIMDTIYIAQEQNGYISNEVMEEIASVLSIDKVNVLSVVTFYTMYHTKPMGKYHVQVCTNVSCMLRGAYEIFDGVKEKLGLDHMQVSPDAKFSLEEVECMGACGYAPMIAVNEDYFENLNKEKVFEILDSLK; translated from the coding sequence ATGGAATTTAAGTTTACTGAAGAAAATATTTTAAGAATAGAAAACGCACGGAAGAAATATCCTACTGCATTAGCTGCTATAATGGATACGATCTATATTGCCCAGGAACAGAACGGTTACATCAGTAACGAAGTGATGGAAGAAATTGCAAGCGTTCTCAGTATTGACAAAGTTAATGTACTTAGTGTTGTTACATTCTACACAATGTATCATACAAAGCCGATGGGGAAATACCACGTTCAAGTTTGTACAAATGTTTCATGCATGCTGCGCGGAGCTTATGAAATTTTTGACGGGGTAAAAGAGAAATTAGGACTGGATCACATGCAGGTTTCTCCAGATGCAAAATTTTCTTTGGAAGAAGTTGAATGTATGGGCGCATGCGGTTATGCGCCTATGATTGCTGTAAACGAAGACTACTTCGAAAATCTAAATAAAGAAAAAGTTTTTGAAATTTTAGACTCGCTGAAATAA